A genomic stretch from Setaria viridis chromosome 1, Setaria_viridis_v4.0, whole genome shotgun sequence includes:
- the LOC117852681 gene encoding protein STRUBBELIG-RECEPTOR FAMILY 1, translating to MRCSREHLGVTLWLAFCLLRLHAFQFPIPFLEPYTSQQDVDAINDLYAALGSPDLDGWTEVGGDPCKEAWKGVQCDGPNVTAIELQGAGLGGKLSRTLGDLTALTLLDLSNNQIGGTIPQSLPPALTQLDLSSNSLSGELPDSMAKLSSLSTLHVQNNQLSGTLDVLKDLPLTDLNVENNQFSGSIPEKLLSILKFLRDGNKFNIPPIPGFSPTPPPPPPVPSTSPPSPPIPPKHVPESAAPQEPPVLSGSHPPIYVIPATPQDAPQRHNNKVSPAKAAGFSILAAGSVSITVVAIVLTVSRWRQKRTLRVGFLRGVEMSTPGWVREPPRVGAVARPERERHSGAEEKIHWPPRDYVKAAGSSIHPSFKNSNKDITVSDSDTNVQGSSEGQPQQFPFTFFTVASLQQHTNSFNDKNLIRETCFGKIYLADHPGSKFSVLKLDGGTTNMPVAEFLKIVQGISELRHPNVEELVGCCVDHGQRLLVYKHFSDNTLDDMMRFEHRASDAAETLPWDARVAVALEAATALEYLHEGSHKQVVHRHFRPEHILVDGELRVSISGVGLAPFVPQLQMSDYCSGALSYEPPEAADPAAAWTAKGDVYSFGVVMLQLLTGRKPYDRSRARGERHLVPWASPRLHDLAALGKMADPRLGGAPPVRSLSRFADIVGRCVQQEAEFRPAMSQVAQDLRRALEEARGGAGSGGAAQV from the exons TTGATGCCATCAACGATCTGTACGCGGCACTAGGCTCGCCGGACCTCGACGGCTGGACGGAGgtaggaggagacccctgcaaaGAAGCATGGAAAGGAGTGCAGTGCGATGGCCCGAACGTAACCGCGAT AGAGCTCCAAGGTGCAGGCTTGGGAGGGAAGCTGAGCCGGACACTAGGAGACCTCACTGCCCTCACACTATT AGACCTGAGCAACAACCAAATCGGCGGCACCATACCACAGAGCTTACCACCTGCACTTACACAACT AGATCTTTCTTCAAATAGCCTCAGCGGCGAACTTCCGGATTCCATGGCAAAGCTAAGCTCACTGTCAACATT ACATGTGCAGAACAATCAGCTATCTGGGACACTCGATGTGCTAAAAGATCTTCCCCTGACAGACCT GAACGTAGAGAATAATCAATTCTCAGGGTCAATCCCAGAAAAGCTTCTCTCTATCCTCAAATTCCT AAGAGATGGCAACAAATTCAACATACCACCGATCCCCGGCTTTTCTccaactccgccgccgccgccacctgtaCCATCCACATCACCTCCTTCTCCTCCAATTCCTCCTAAGCATGTGCCAGAATCAGCTGCACCACAAGAACCTCCGGTCCTTTCTGGTTCACACCCTCCCATATATGTGATTCCAGCTACTCCACAGGATGCCCCTCAGAGACACAACAACAAGGTGTCACCGGCGAAAGCCGCCGGGTTCAGTATCCTCGCCGCCGGTTCAGTGAGCATTACTGTGGTTGCAATCGTGTTAACGGTATCGAGATGGCGCCAGAAGAGAACTCTCCGTGTAGGATTCCTTAGAGGAGTTGAGATGAGCACGCCGGGTTGGGTGAGGGAGCCTCCTAGAGTGGGTGCAGTTGCCAGACCAGAGAGAGAACGCCATTCAG GTGCTGAAGAGAAGATTCATTGGCCTCCGAGAGATTATGTTAAGGCGGCAGGATCCTCGATACACCCATCATTCAAGAACAGCAACAAGGACATCACTGTGTCAGACTCAGATACGAATGTTCAGGGAAGTTCAGAAGGCCAACCTCAGCAATTTCCTTTCACATTCTTTACTGTTGCATCCTTGCAGCAACACACCAACAGTTTCAACGATAAGAATCTGATCAGGGAGACCTGTTTCGGCAAAATTTATTTAGCAGATCACCCAGGAAGCAAG TTTTCAGTACTGAAGCTTGACGGTGGCACCACGAACATGCCGGTGGCCGAATTCCTGAAGATTGTTCAGGGCATCTCCGAGCTCCGGCACCCGAACGTCGAAGAACTTGTAGGGTGCTGCGTGGATCACGGCCAGAGACTACTCGTCTACAAGCACTTCAGCGACAACACCCTCGACGACATGATGCGTTTCGAGCACCGGGCGTCTGACGCAGCTGAGACGCTTCCCTGGGATGCCCGGGTAGCTGTCGCTCTCGAAGCTGCAACAGCGCTGGA GTATCTTCATGAGGGGAGCCACAAGCAGGTGGTTCACCGGCATTTCAGGCCAGAACACATCCTCGTCGACGGCGAGCTCCGGGTGTCTATCTCCGGAGTTGGCCTTGCTCCATTTGTGCCTCAG CTTCAGATGTCAGACTACTGCAGCGGCGCGCTGAGCTACGAGCCGCCGGAAGCGGCGGACCCCGCCGCGGCGTGGACGGCCAAGGGCGACGTCTACAGCTTCGGCGTAGTGATGCTGCAGCTCCTCACCGGGCGCAAGCCCTACGACAG GTCCCGGGCGCGGGGCGAGCGGCACCTGGTGCCGTGGGCGAGCCCGCGGCTGCACGACCTCGCCGCGCTGGGCAAGATGGCCGACCCGCgcctcggcggcgcgccgccggtcaGGTCGCTGTCGCGCTTCGCCGACATCGTCGGTCGGTGCGTTCAG CAAGAGGCGGAGTTCCGGCCCGCCATGTCGCAGGTGGCGCAGGACCTGCGGCGCGCGCTGGAGGaagcgcgcggcggggcggggagcggcggcgctgcacAAGTTTAG